Genomic segment of Eremothecium sinecaudum strain ATCC 58844 chromosome VIII, complete sequence:
TGGAAGTGTCCAGTGTCACGCTCCTTCATTCTCCAACCGTACTGACCATCGATCGTCTCCCTTTCAGGAATATCCCCGGAGATAACCAGCTCGTTTTTCTCACTATGGAACTCGAGCGCAATGTCATCTGCACTGTTGACGCCCGGGATACTGGCATGAACCTCATATGAATCTTCAAGTTCCAACATATCAACTAGAGGCACAATCCCAGAACCGCCaagctgctgctgcagcCACCTGCGACCATGCCCAGACCTTAACAAAGAGTTTGACATTGGCCTTGTGACATCGGTCAACATTCTGTTGAACGAATTAAC
This window contains:
- a CDS encoding Hsp20/alpha crystallin family protein (Syntenic homolog of Ashbya gossypii AAL128C; Non-syntenic homolog of Saccharomyces cerevisiae YBR072W (HSP26)), which produces MYNLYNRLQQRQRSAETTPVPGMGSEGSPNVADNSLLLDFFDAINNEVNSFNRMLTDVTRPMSNSLLRSGHGRRWLQQQLGGSGIVPLVDMLELEDSYEVHASIPGVNSADDIALEFHSEKNELVISGDIPERETIDGQYGWRMKERDTGHFQRAIVFSEHPGVDFESITAKYTNGVLKLVIPKLAPGKDEGEKVFKIKVENSE